The nucleotide sequence gtagaagacctgggttcgatccctgggtcaggaagatcccctggagaagggaatggtaacccacactccagtattcttatctggagaattccatggacagaggagcctaaagaGCTACAGCCCAttgagtcccaaagagtcagacacaactgagcaaacactTGCTCTTTTCAGTAGTTGGCAGTTCAGGGcccaggctcaatagctgtggcccacaggcttagctgctctgaggcatctgggatcttcctggaccaagaatcaaacccgagtctcctgcattggcaggcagattctttaccactgagccaccagtggagcCCTGAGCATTTTTAGAAGCCAGGTGAGGGagatccctggtggtccagtggttaagactctacactttcattgtggaggacctgggttcagtcctcagtcagggaactaagattccgtaAGCAAGGAGGTGcggtctggaaaaaaaaatgccagtgaAGGAGAGGGGTCCCAGGCAGTGTTACAGGGATTAACATAATCCAGCTCCAGGGTCCCCGGGGCTCTGTGCTTGTAGTTATCCAGTAGTAACATCTTTCATTTGATGCGAGGTTCTTTGATATCTGCAAAATAACTtaggaaatgtgcatcaaatactgttgcctaggtacttcagagagggaCTAAATTAGAGGATTGTGGTGATGGGGAAGACTCtggagaggcccttggactgcaaagacatccagtcaatcctaaaggaaatcatccctgagtattcactgaaaagactgctgctgaagctgaagctccaatactccaatactttggctgtctgatgggagctactctctagtttctgTGTACATGCTTCTCGTggcggtggcctctcttgtttcagaacatgggctctagggtgcgggCTATAGAGCACAGGGTCCATAGTATGCCACacaggctttagttgctccaaggtatgtaggatcttcctgaaccaggaatcaaacccatgtacattgttcatctgcattggcaggtggattctttaccactgaaccaccagggaagcacccctaattctttaatatctttttacAACACCAACTGGTTAATTTCTTCCAAGAGGATACTATGTACAAACACCTGTTTGTATGTATCCACCTGTTTTGTAACCTTAACTCAAATATGTAAACTTTCTTCCCAACAGGACAGTATCACAAAATATTAgaatgccaaaaaaagaaaaaaaattagaataccaGATATATTTACATCCTGAGAATGTGATGGGggtaagtatttatttaatacatagcTAGCAAAAACAAGTCTAAGATAAGAACAAGGATTTATCTTAAAGTTACTCAAATAAGTATGAAGTTTTATTAAGATCTTCTATAAACACATCTATTCGCTACTGAAAATTGAAACAGCGCATCAAAAACTTTTATTACTATTTAACACACTAATAAGGCTCTGGCCAAGCCAGCCAATGTTATCTTTACATTCCTTCCCAAGTTAATTTGTTTCAAATTCTTGATATTGAGTTTCATCTTATAGCAAACTTCAGGTTTAAGAAACAGGCAATACCTGAGACTTAAGTAGTACTTCTTGGTGTCAGATCAAAGTGGAACTAGTGTATATTCAAATCATCTCAAATCCAAGCTACATATAGATTCCTCGTAAGTTAACTGTATTAAGGTAGAAAAGAGATGCAAGTAAAAAAGACAAACTTACAATATACATTATCAAAATATTGGTACAATCTTTCCCAAGCTGCTTCATAATGATCCTAAAATTACCAGCAAGAAAACAGTACAAGAATAAGGTTTATGACTCATTTGATTCCATGGCATAATTACTGTATGTTGTGTTATAATAATTCTCATAATTATCATCAGAAGGATTTCTGTTAAACTGGCAATAACTACAGGTACACTGGAATCTTCTCATTCTTGATTGAATctggaaaaaagaatgagatggaTTAACTGGctaataatttgaaataataaattactTCTACACCCAAGTGATATTAACAAACCACAAATGTAATATTGGCTATTAGAACAACCTTTGGAATACAGAACACtaaaaaaatgtcaaaaccaaaaaactttggggaaaaaaacaaactgaaatggaTGGCTGCCAAAGAATGCTAGATTTTCATCTTGTAATGGCCACTGATTGTCAATAAATATATTCCTGTACAACTCAGGAAacagagccaatattttataaagataaatggaaTAGAACTTTTAACTGTGAGTCACTGTCTTACACCTGTTAACTTTTTAATATTGTgtatcaaccatacttcaattttaaaaaggaaatatgtatatgtgtgtgtgtatataggaATACATATGCTTCAGTTCTCTGAAGTATTATGAACTATATCAGTCATgtataactctttgtgaccccatggactatagtcagtcaagctcctctgtccatgggattctctaggcaagaatactggagtaggttgccattcccttctccaggggatcttcccaacccaggaatcaaaatcaGGTCAAATTCAAGAATTGaatttagttctctgaatgtcTTAAATATGAGATACTCAACCATTTGCTGGACACTCTGTGCACAGGTGTTCACCCTCTTACTACTTGGTACAGAACATCATGATTGTGACAGCAGGTTAAAAAGCATAAGCACCTGTGGCACCAAGAGTGAAGCTGAATGGAAACCATAGGCTTTAGGTGATGATTATAATGTGTCAGTGTCTGTTCACCATGCAGcaccccaggtggctcagtggtaaagaatctgcctgcaatgtgggagacctgggatcagtccctgggttggggaagatcctttTGAGAAGggaagcaacccactccagtattcttgcctgggaaattccaaggacagaggagcctggcaagctacagtccatggggttgcaaaagaatcagacacgactgagtgattaaacaacaacagtgtaggTTCACAACTGCAACACCACAACTAGTAGATGTTGACCGCAGAGGGGGCTGAGAATGTATGGGATTAGTTAAGTAAATTTCTGCTCAGTTGTGCTAGagacctaaaactgctctaaatatacataaaaagtattatagatatagatatatatagggcttcccaggtggtgctagtggtaaagaaccacctgccaatgcaggagacataagagatgcagggttcgatccctgggtcaggaagatcccctggaggagagcatggcaactcactccagtgttcttgcctggagaatcccatggatggaggagcctggtgggctacagtccatagggtctcaaagagttggacatgactgaagtaacttagcatacatgcatatatttttaaaaacacaaatatgaatGGATTGACCCAGAGTTTCTGAAGAGTGAGATAATCCAAGCCAATTTGCCACTCTTCCTCCCCTGCAAACCAGATGCCCACCCAACTATATAGTAAGAATTTCTACTTACCTCagtgtcctgctgctgctgtagTTCTCTTTGAGAGTCAGACTttgtgggaagaaaaaaaagacatatattacAAGCTATCAAGCAAAATTCAAATTATACATTACAAATTCAGTGCCACACATCTAACCTAAGAGGAGTCAGAGACTCTTAAAACCCTAAGTGTCTTTCACACCTGCACTCATGAGTACAGTGGATGAATGACTGCTGCTGCTCatcaatatttatattatttttttgtggCTGAACCCCAGGGCTTTGAGGTCCctcccagggatagaacctgtgcctcctgcagtcgAGTTCGAACCCctgggagtcctaaccactggaccaccaggtaattccaccacctgcccccaccaccaccctcccgCCAATATTTACATCTTGATATTTGTGAGTGCCCCTTTTTTCCCTCCTCAGAGTGGCTCAGTGCTGCCTACCCAGAACTCACACGAGGAACTCCATTGGCATAGCGAAGTCTAAGAGATTCAATCAGCTTTTTCATCCTGTATCTCCGCTCACTCAACACCGTTCTTACCCCTCTCCGCCTATTTGGTGTTTTCTCACTAAGTAACTGCCCGGTTGGTTGAGATGGGTATTCTGGTATATACGGCAACTTGATACTAGGGTTGAGAGTCAAGTTACTGAGGTTCGTTGCTAACATTTCAGAGAGTTGAGTggcaactgaaagaaaaagaaaattaagattgATTAAGGCAAATTGCAACATCCAGAAGCCACTTAGCTCTCGCCCAAACTAGGTCTGCTCTTAAACAGCTCACAACCACAACAGTGGACAATGGGAAGTTGCTCAGAGTGAAGACAGACCCTGGATACCATGGGCGGTTAACTAGCATGTGCATGCCCTTAAGCCTGGTGGAATCCACCACAATGGGAAACACTTTTCTCAAAACTTGTTTTCTTGCTGTTATGAGTAGTTCTGAGTGTTAAATGTTTTCCCATGGGgtcatatgtgtgtatgtaatttatgtatgtgctcagtcatatttgactctttgcaggctccatggactgtgggccccatgggatcctctgtccatggaattttccaggcaagaatactggagttggttgccatttccgatTTGagagtatcttcctgatccagggatcaaacctgcatctcttgcttctcctgcattggaggtacCTAAGTATGATTCCAGTTGGAAAAACATGGAGCTAAAATCAGATATTGacagtttttctattttcatttgtgtgGATGATTTTTAATATGAATGTAGGGACATAAAGCATTAGTGCAAGTCAAAATGTTTCAGTGTGACAAATTTCAACAATTCAGCtttatagctgctgctgctgctaagtcgcttcattcgtgtctgactctgtgcaaccccacaccTATGCAATAGACAAAGAATCCCCAAATGTGATAATCTCTCTCCATCCTTAAGAACTAGTAAGTCAAAGGGGCTATTACCCATTCCAGTTATACCAGGCTTTATGCTGTTAAACACTCACTcttgagacttctctggtggtacagtggctaccAAAAATCTGGCTACCAGTcttggggacacaggttcgacccctaggccaggaagatcccacatgccacagagcacctAAACCtttgtaccacaactactgaagcaaaCGTAACTAGAGGCCAGTGCtctagagaagccactgtaatgagaagtccacacaccacaaGCAGAGAATTGCCCCCccttaccacaactagagaaagcctgagtgcagcaatcaaaaataaatataaaataatttaaaactatacTAAAGAGTCAGGATCCATTCAACTTACATGGACTTGTGCAAATGGAAATTAAGATTCCTGGTTGTGAAATTGTCAGGTACTAAGGCAAACtcaagaaaagagagaggctggctatattatataaatattagcttcattaacttttttcccctttgtataTACTGATTTCAAGATGCAGGGGAGGCAGAGGGTAGAACAGATGCCAGCAGGATCCACCCAGCTACCTGGCTGCCCAGAGGGTGTTGGTTGACTCCCAAGTCATCTGCGCACCACTACCCTACACCACCCATCCCCATCCGAAGTCAgggtaaagtgaaagaaagtgaagtcgctcagtcgtgtccaactctttgcgaccccatggactgtagcctaccaggctcctctgtccatgggattttccaggcaagaatactggagtgggttgctatttccttctccaggggatcttcaagacctagggatcgaacccgggcctcccatattgcaggcagaggctttaccctctgagccaccgtcAGGGTGAGAAAAGTTCAAATCCAGTGAGTGGGTCTGGGAGGCTCCCAAACTGGGATCCTGTGAGGCTCcaaggagagatttttaaaacttgtgatTGGAATATAATGCTGGTGAAAATACTAATCGCTGGGacgtctctggtggtccagtggataagactctgtgctccaaatgcagggggcccaggttccatctccgatcagggaactagagcctacTTACCACAGCTAAAGACTTGGTgcaactaaataaaattaaaaaaaaaaaatttttttttaaagtactgatcTCATAAGATGCTATTCGCCCTGGTCTAGGAGAACTCTGACTTCATTTTCAGATGTCCTTAGAAGATTGACAGATTCCTGAGCATAGAAAGCAAACAATACAGTTCccacttttctcctgttaatctggctttttttttttttttttttaataggagggCCCTACACTCCCTGGCCATCCTCTCCTCCAAGAAGATTTACTTAACTGCATTTCTCTGTAAAAGACTaaagtcagtaaaacagaaagaaaggtaGGCTCTTAACCTTCCCTAATCAgccccctctctccccagctcaCCCTGCATTGCCTGGGAAGCATCGTCAATGGATGTTTTAAGAGACTCTAGGGTCCAGGTTGGGTTATCCTCTGATGAATCCATCGGAAGTCTAGTCACAGCTTGAAGCTCCTCCTAGATCTTGGGGTGCCAGTGGAAGGCGATGCTGTAGGCTcaaactgctccaaagaagcCTGGAGGAACTATAGAgctaagaaagagggaaaaaaaaactcaggcTGACGCGCCAAGGTGAAAGAGTAACAGCCTACTTCCCGTTTCCTCTTAAAAAAGACAGATAAGCCAATCAGCCAGCCTATTTTAATGTAAATAGCCAATAAGTAAAAGGATAAGGTGAATGGGCGTAGTCCTATTAGGGGACTAATAGGAGAGGGTAATAATGCTTTCTGTCAAGTAGGGTAGAAATTTTATAAGGCGCCTCTGTGGTTGTGTCTTCCacattgcctgaaaaatccattttttttcaaactctgcTTGTAGAGATGGCTGCTGGTTTGTGAACTGGGCTTAAAGTGCTGAAGTTCAAGGAGGAGATGGCAGTTTCCCTCTGACTGTAAATTAACTCCCAATTAACAGCAAGTTTTCTTTGCCTGACTCATCTGAAACCTTTGGATGCTAGtaagggaaaagaggaaaaaagggtcTGTTAGAAGCAGTGTGAAATAGGTTGATATTTTATGAATGTGTATTTTGGATctgtaattttaatttctcttttagaCTATCAATTCCATtgcctcttttttatttccagagcagctgaaattaaatttataaattgctACCCtgcaccccccaaaataaatttgtattgaaTTCTGGCAAAGGGCCATAACATTAATTGCTGACTGCGGGATAGAAGATCCCCGGCTGCCCTACTGTTTGGTTATTCATCTCTTCTTCAGTATTCAACCTCCCCATCCCCACATAGCAGGAAACTATGAAGAAATACCAAAAGCAGTCTTGTTTGTCTTTAGCAAAAAACATAAGTTGTCATTTGGGTCAATGACTGCATTTGTAGGGGTAGACATAGATGGGTGCCAGGTCACAATACTATTTAAATGGTTCTCAAAGGCATGCCCTGTAGACAGGCAACATCAGAGGCACCTGGTGACTTGTTAGTTATGATTAGAAATGGTTGAGCTCcaacccagacctactgaatcaaagACGGGCccagtgtgcgtgcatgctaaattgcctcagtcctgtctgactctgtgcgaccccatggactatagccccaccaggctcctctgtccgtgggatgctccaggcaagtatgctggagtgggttgccattcccttctccaggtcttcctgatccaaggattgagccagggtctcttatgtctcctgcactggcaggcacattctttatcactagcaccacttgggaagcccttgccCAGCAGTGCTTGTTTTAACAAGCATGCCCCTCCCCACATGATTCCATCTGTGCTCAAATGGTAGTGGCTTCTCGGTGCTCCCAAGGGCGAGTTCTACGCCTGTGGTTCTGCTCTCAGCTGCATCCCCTTTGGGACAGGTGACCCCTCCTCCAGCAGTCTCAGAGAGCCCTTGAAGAAGTGAGGGCAAAAATCAGATTGCAGGAGTTTTAAGATTAAGAGGTGAGTTGATGAAAAAGGGCCTACATAGATGCTCACTCAAGAAATCTAAGTTTAAGAGAAgggtgttgttgttcagtcactaagttgtgtctgattctttgtgacccctgtggactgcagcatcccaggcttccctgtccttcactatctcccagactttgctcaaactcatgtccagcctatcctctgtcacccccttctcctcctgccctcaacctttcccagaaagTTGAGACATTGCTATACTtagaaatggataaccaacaaggacctactatatagcacaggggactcgatctgtgttatgtagcagcctggatgggagggagttttgGGGAGAACGGACacatacatgtatggctgagtcgctCTGCTGTCCCCCTggaactgtcacaacattgttaattgactatactccaacatgaaataaaaagttaaaaacaaaaaaaaacagttggGAGAACCAGGGCTGGAGAGAAGTGTGGGGCATAGATGATGGtggagttttgcttttttaaacttgACAGAAATTGAGTCCCAAGCAACAGAAGATAAAAATACTGATAGGAGCGTTCAGAAAATGCACACCCCAAATATGCATACAAAGACTGgataaaaatttgtaaaaattgtaATATC is from Odocoileus virginianus isolate 20LAN1187 ecotype Illinois unplaced genomic scaffold, Ovbor_1.2 Unplaced_Contig_11, whole genome shotgun sequence and encodes:
- the DPPA3 gene encoding developmental pluripotency-associated protein 3, translating into MDSSEDNPTWTLESLKTSIDDASQAMQVATQLSEMLATNLSNLTLNPSIKLPYIPEYPSQPTGQLLSEKTPNRRRGVRTVLSERRYRMKKLIESLRLRYANGVPRSDSQRELQQQQDTEIQSRMRRFQCTCSYCQFNRNPSDDNYENYYNTTYSNYAMESNES